A stretch of Vigna angularis cultivar LongXiaoDou No.4 chromosome 4, ASM1680809v1, whole genome shotgun sequence DNA encodes these proteins:
- the LOC108331167 gene encoding protein ZW2 encodes MSMFASMPEENVQKSFEAFYEEWLARHESFLQQLLSVTPNDNDAEQRMLIEQVMCHYQQFLEEKSNVANGDVFLIFSPPWLSAYERSLLWIGDYKPSLILRLANGHVTGLTAEQREKMERVRDETKRAEREVSEAMASVQESMASPRMLVLVRVVDGEKTEQQAAVQELKEALKKVFEKGDALRASTMRKVVEILIPPQTVQLLAATMRFQMRVRKNGLHLDEVEPSR; translated from the coding sequence ATGTCAATGTTCGCGAGCATGCCCGAGGAGAATGTTCAGAAATCGTTCGAGGCGTTCTACGAGGAGTGGCTTGCGCGGCACGAAAGTTTCCTTCAGCAGCTTCTGAGCGTCACGCCCAATGATAACGACGCAGAACAGAGGATGCTGATCGAGCAAGTTATGTGTCATTACCAGCAATTTTTGGAAGAGAAATCGAACGTGGCCAACGGCGACGTTTTCCTTATCTTTTCCCCGCCCTGGCTTTCCGCCTACGAGAGGTCGCTGCTCTGGATTGGGGACTACAAGCCCTCGCTCATTCTCCGTCTCGCCAACGGCCATGTCACGGGCTTAACGGCGGAGCAGAGGGAGAAAATGGAGCGAGTCAGGGACGAGACCAAGCGAGCTGAGAGAGAGGTTTCCGAGGCTATGGCTTCCGTTCAAGAGAGCATGGCAAGTCCGCGCATGCTGGTGCTCGTCAGAGTGGTTGACGGCGAGAAAACGGAGCAGCAAGCGGCGGTTCAGGAACTCAAGGAAGCGCTTAAGAAGGTTTTCGAGAAAGGCGACGCGCTTCGCGCGTCGACGATGAGGAAGGTGGTGGAGATCTTAATCCCGCCGCAGACAGTGCAGTTACTGGCGGCGACGATGCGCTTTCAGATGCGCGTGAGGAAGAACGGTTTGCACCTAGACGAGGTTGAACCGTCACGTTGA